A window of Danaus plexippus chromosome 12, MEX_DaPlex, whole genome shotgun sequence contains these coding sequences:
- the LOC116772490 gene encoding uncharacterized protein LOC116772490, with protein MEPFTTNDGKYRIESLSTETFLGALKIIEDDFFKDEVISIALEVKNNPKAIEELLELCADAALDCVSVVAVVVETGEVAAVLFNKIQVQSMDASEKPFFAIFAEERCTQASSRSLVEFMADIDGRCNFFNKYNVDCSFELMFLGTKSGHRRCGLGKLLAQFSINIARKYKDLTMTQLFVKDLGPKYAHLMPHKPYGTYPKICQAIMTTEGSRRIAKALKFTVHLTLPLSKFVFNGKTYTERIGDESSFCEVVALALY; from the exons GAAAATACAGAATTGAATCTCTGTCTACTGAAACATTTTTGGGTGCCTTAAAA ATAATTGAAGACGATTTCTTTAAAGACGAGGTTATATCAATAGCCCTTGAGGTTAAAAATAATCCTAAAGCAATCGAAGAATTACTGGAATTGTGCGCAGACGCCGCCCTTGATTGTGTCTCCGTAGTTGCAGTCGTAGTTGAAACTGGGGAAGTTGCagcagttttatttaataaaatacag GTTCAATCAATGGATGCTTCAGAAAAACcattttttgcaatttttgcTGAAGAGCGTTGCACTCAAGCTTCATCTCGTTCCCTTGTAGAATTTATGGCTGATATTGATGGAAGATGCAATTTCTTCAACAA GTACAATGTTGATTGTAGTTTTGAGCTAATGTTCTTGGGCACAAAAAGTGGACACAGACGTTGTGGATTAGGAAAACTTCTCGCACAATTCTCTATAAACATtgcaagaaaatataaagaccTAACTATGACACAACTATTTGTTAAAGATCTTGGACCAAAGTATGCTCATTTAATGCCTCATAAACCTTATGGTACATATCCGAAGATTTGCCAAGCCATTATGACTACAGAAGGCAGCCGAAGAATTGCAAAGGCTCTGAAATTTACAGTGCATTTGACACTGCCTCtttcaaaatttgttttcaatggAAAAACCTACACTGAACGTATTGGAGATGAATCTTCATTTTGTGAAGTGGTAGCCCTAGCTTTGTACTAA